AATATGTGTTATTAAAAATATTAAAGACAGTTGAAAAATATCTAAATGCTTTTTTGCATATATAAATCTAGACTTTCTTAATATTGAATAGATCCACCATGGTTTAGAACTACTACTTTGATTCCCAAAATGGATTACTTTAGATTCTGGTACAAAAAGTGTCAAATAGCCTTTATCAAAACATCTTTTACACAGATCATTCTCTTCAAAATACATAAAGAATTCCTCATCAAAACCTTTTAACTCATAAAAAAGATTTCTTTTAATCATAAGTGATGCACCGCTAATTACTTCAACAAATTGCTTTTTGTTAATATCAGCATGTAACATAAATGAATCTGAAAACAATTTATAACTTGGGAATAGCTTATCTAACCAAAAAAACAAGCAGAATATCCTCCATGCATTAGGGAAAGACATTATTGAAATCTGGTAAGAACCGTCTGGGTTTAATAAATATGGTCCTACAATGCCAATTTTATTTGATTGTTTAAAACCATTCAAAAGTTTTTCAATAGCACCTTTTTGAACAATTGTATCAGTGTTTAGAAAAAGTATATAATCCCCTTGTGCAAATTTGCTTCCATAGTTGTTTCCTTTACCAAATCCAAGATTAACATTTGATCGAATTACATTTACTTGAGGAAATTCTGATTCAACTAAATTTGCACTATTATCATTACTAAAATTATCTACAACAATAATCTCAAAAACTATAGTTTTATCAATAATTGATTCATAAACAGATTTAATTGCATTAATTGTTAAGTTACAAGTATTGAAACTTAACATTATAACACTTATATCACATTTAAAATTATCCATTATAATTTTAAAGTTCTAATTAAGTTAAATTCCTTAATTTTAAAAATTCTAAGAAACATAAAAGAAATTATTAAAATTATAATAGGAATAGAAATTCTTAGGACAATATTTAAATCTACACATAGATATAAACTTAATGGAATTAATAATAAAATAGGTAAGAATTTTATGAAACCATTTAAAATGCCTTTTCTCATCTCTAATATCATAGAATATAATTGAAACAATATTACACATAATGTTGAAAATATTTTTACATACATAATACCAACAACTCCAAATGAATTAATTAAAGCTAATTGTAAACAAATGGCAATAGATAAACCAAGTAATGAACCATAAAATACTTTAATTCTAAATCCTATCGCTAGTAACATTTGATCAAAAAATATGATAATAAAGCTTAACCCACTAGTTATACTGTAAATTTTTAATAAATGAGTTTCACTTGAGTATTGTGATCCAAAAATTGTTATAATATTTTCAGAAAATATATTAATAATAACATAAATTGTAAGAGAAATTAACAAAAATACTTTAAACACAAATTCTAATAAGCTTTCCATTTTTATATCATTTCTTTGTGTTTTGTACAATTGGGTAACAACTGGAGCAATTCCAATTGAGAGCATCACTGGAACAAAAACTATACCTTGAAAAGGCCTAAATGCTGCGTTATAACCAGCAATATCTGAATTTGATAAATGACCACTAATTATAAAAGTTTCAACTTGTGAGAACAACTGACCAATTACAGACATTAAAGCAATTGGTAATGTAGTTAAAATTATAGATTTATAATATTTAAATTTAATGTTGTATTTAAATACCTTTTCATTTATTAAAAATTTAAATAAAGGTAATGAAACAATTAAAAACCCTAAAATACTTGAAGAACCTAAAATTAAAAATATATTAAATAATGTCAGTGTATTGTAAAATTTAAGAATTAAAATAGATACTATTCCAATAACTCCATCAATTAGTGAGATTGCAGAAACCAGATAAGTTCTTCCTTTAAGCCTTAAAACAGCTTCAAAAAATTGTCTTAAGCCACTTGCTTTACTACTAAATAATGCAACCCCAAAAAATAAATTAACATACCAAAGTAAATCAGATTTATTGTAAAGTATAAGGTATAAATTTATCCCTAAAAACCCGAGGAATATAGTTACACAACGTAAAATAAAACCAGCTTTAAATATTGGTGAATTGGTTCCATTTGTTAACGATATCTTAGGATAAACAGTAGCAATTATCCCAAAATCAATAAATGATATAGTGACAATTAAATATGAAGAAACTAATGAGAACAAACCAGCATCATCCTTAGTTAATGACCTAAAAATTAATGCAGTAGTAGCAAAGGAGATAATAGCTCCAAATCCTTGCAAAATAACAGATAAAATCAAATCTGAGCCAATATTGATTTTTTTTAACGACTTAAAAATAATGTTTAAATGAAATGGATTAGAATTAAAGAAAAATATGTGTAATTTATTTCAAAAAAATTATTATTTAGTATAAAAAGTTAAAACTGATTCACCAAAAGACCTTGTGAGAAGCAATTTTAAATTAGTAAATTGCAAATCTTTAATAAAATTTGAATGCTCAAAAACAAAAATACCTGAAAATTTTAAAGTTCTAGAAATTAAATCTGAAGAATTCAAATTAAAATATGCACTTGAAAAATAAGGAGGGTCTGCAAAAATTAACTCATAATTATCAGTTTTGGAATTCAATAGAAATTCAATACAATCCATGTTGTAAACTTTTGCTCTTTGAATTAAATTTAGACCATTAATATTCTGAGTTATATTGTTTGAACACATTTTATTAAGTTCAATAAAATCGCAAGATAAAGCACCACGACTTAATGATTCAATTCCTAAAGCTCCAGTACCAGAATACAAATCCAAAACTTTTAAATTGTTAAAATTAATTCTTGAATTAAGTATACTAAATAAACTTTCTCTTACTCTATCAGTTGTTGGTCTTAAACCATCTACTTTAATACTATTAATTAATCTTCCACGCAGTTCCCCTGAAATAATTCTCATTTAACTTTTATAAAATTTTTCATTTTGTTATACTTTTTGTCACCGATACCGGAAACATTTAAAAGATCTGTTGTCGATGAAAACTTATTTAATTTTCTATACTCAATAATTTTTTCTGCAATAGATTGCCCAACACCAGGTAACTTAATCAAATCATCAATAGGATCATTATTTATATCTATTTTTACTTTTGGTAAATCCTTTTTATAACTTTCATTGTGTTTATAGTCGTTAATATTTGAACTATTTTCAATATTACTTGAGGGAATAAATAATGTTAATTCAGAATTTGTTTTGGTGTTATTTAAAGAGTTAGTATCATTAGAATTTGAAAAAATAGTATCAGATTGAAATTGTTTATTAATAACATTTTCAATATTTTTATCGGTATTAGCGTTTATAATTGAATCGTATCGAATTGCAAGTTTGAGCATATCTTTAGTTTGAACATCTACATTATCATTTGAAAAAAGTGAAAATACAAAACCTATTATTCCAATTGCACTTAATGAAAATGCAATTATAACATCTGATCTGGTAATACCTAACTTTGAGGATAAGTTCTCAATTGGTTTCATAGAAAATAAATTTAGGGTTAATAAGCAATCTTAATTCTATTTTGCAAGATAAGGAAAGCAATGTAAAATAAAAGTTTAAATAGAAATTTTTTGTTAAGTTTAATATAAATAAAAAAAAATGTCAAATTATTACGAATCATCAGATTTAGGGAGATTTGCTGAAGTTGGAAAGCATAATAAAGAGTTAATGGATAAGTTTTTTGAATATTATGCAATGGCAACAAGTACAGAAGGAGCATTATCTAAAAGGGAGAAACAATTGATAGGTTTAGCTGTAGCACATACTATTCAATGTCCATATTGTATAGATGCATATACTCAAGGTTGTCTAGAAAATGGTGCAGATCCAAGCCAAATGACTGAAGCAATTCATGTTGTAGGAGCTGTTAGGGGTGGAGCATCTTTAGTTCACGGTGTACAAATGTTAAACAAATTAGAAAAACTTGGTGCTTGAAATCTAATCAATAAGTACAATTTTAGATAAATACTTTTTATTAACCTTACTAAATCTAATAAAATAAGTGCCAGCTGGTTGTAAATTACCATGTATGTCTTTACAATCCCAAATTAAACTTCTTTGTATCAAATTTTCAATAGGAAATGAATAAATTTCTTGTCCTAGAATGTTCATTATTGTGACTGATGAAATACTTTTATCATTAATTGATATAATTAAATAATTACGAAATGGATTTGGGGAAATTAAGGCAATTTTATTAGTTGAAACAAAATCAACTGTTCCAATATTTTTAACTTCAAGTTCAATCGGTATTAAAAGTGTAGAATCATCCGCCATAACTCTAAGCAAAGCTTTATAAAGGCCTGGTAATGTATATATATCTGGAGAAGCAGTTATTTTAATACCAGCTTTTAAATTTGGATTTAGGATAAAAGGAACTTTATAGTTAACAAACTCAACTTTTAAATGTTTAATAGCGTCACCAGAAGTTAAATCAATTAATTTAATTTTTGAACTATCATTACAAATATTTGTTGTTAACTCTTTAAAAATCGAAGTAGATTTATTCTGTTCTATAGAAATCCTAATAATAGTATCCCTAATTAAAGCAGTTTTAAAACAAATGTTATCATATATTTTAACATTATTACTATTCCCATCATTATCTGATATCGAAATTAATAATTCACCGCTTGGATCTGATATGGCTTTAAATATAGGTTCAGCATCATCATTTAGGTTACCAGAAATTCCATCATCAACAATTTTCCAACCAGGTGAATTAAAAAGATTAATTTCATTTATTCCACTCGAATAACTCTGTGATTTATCTGAGATTTTAACTTTTAAAGTGCCCTTTACTTTATTTTCAATAACTCCTAAAAAAACTGGAGCTTTTGTATCAGGTTCAATTTGAGTTATCCATGTAGGATTTGTCCATCTATAAAAATCCCCAACAGCATTACCTCCTATTAATTCTGTGCAAATTGGAAATTCTGGTGATGAAACCATTATATGAGATCCAGAAGATATATTTATTGTATCCCAATACCAATCAGATTTATTAATTTGATTAAAATTTATGCTTGAAAATTTTTCAATTAATTTAACTCCATCAAGGGTAATTTTATTTAATGGATTTGAAGAATCAGAAATTGCTTTTAACTTGTCGCCTTTAGCAATTATAACAACTTTATGAGTTTTAAAATTATCGGAATTGATATCAATTGGAGCGCTAAAAATAGTATTAGAAGAGTATGAAGAAATAGGAACTAAAGGAATCATACTAGGAGCATTATCAGCTACGGGGAAATCTCCACCAGAAACACGAAGCTGAGAAATAAAAACTGGATTATTTGAACTCCAAATAGTGGTATTATTTAAACGTAAAAAATTTATTTGAGATAAATCTAAAACATCACCTCTATCCATTTTAAATGTGTCAATATCTGCAGGTAAAAATGGTCTTAAATTTTTAACTATTAAGCGAGTACTATCTTTGGAAGCAACTACTCTAAATCTATCTCCTTCACTTCTTGATGGTATTGCAATATATTCTTTTCCCCATAGACTGTCTGGCAACATCATAAATGATTGATGTGAACTAAAAAGTCCAGTTTGGTATTTAGCATCAACAGTGATAGGAGTTCTAGTGTGCCCACAAATCAAACCAATTGGTTTATTCGATTTAATAACAGAAGAAGTTAAATCTCTAACTCCAAGCTCACCTTGCCTTGCTCTAACTAAATAAGTTTGTCCTTTATTTAATTTGAAGTTTACTTTCTGATTTGCAGAATACTTTGTAGTGTTTGCACTTGGAATTACTGTAACTTGTGTACTATCTTCTGAAGCTATAATTAAGAATTGGCAAACTTTGTCATTGTCTGCATTTGGAAGAGTAACAGATAAATAACTAGTACCCCAAAAATTTATTGGAATTACTGCAAACCCAGCAGATGATTTATTACGTGAGTTAAGTGTAAATACAGAAATTGGAATCCTTGATGTGATATGAATTGAACCATAAATTGGAACTTCAGAAACCTTTTGTTCTAAAGTTAAATCAATATTTATAATTGATGTTTTACCAGCTTCTAATTTAACAGTTTTAGATGGTTGATTAGGAATTTCAATAGTACAAACTGTGTTCTTTTCAGAAGTTAAATAAAGACCCATAAATCTAGAAGCAGAAGCATTATCATTTGGCAAGAATGCTGTATAATAATCTGTGCCAATTGTTGATGGAAGAACTAAAGATGACTCAATGCTTTGTGAAAAAGCATTATTAAAAACTAAAAACAGAGTTATATAAAAAAATAATAATCTCAAAATATAAATATTAAATTTCTAGAAAACTAAATATAAAAAAATTAAAACTAATTATGGTGATGGAACAGTCTCTAACAATACACTACTTGAAATAAGATATTCTTGGTTATTAACAGGACTTTTTCTACGTGGAACAGAGTTCTCTATTGTTTGTATTGCTCCAACTCCTTTTGCATAAGATCTAATATATGATGAAATAATATCTCCTTCATCAAGACTATTTATATCAATAAGTTCATACTTCACAACAACTATGTCATGATAATTAACTCCTTCTAATTGAAGTTCACTAAGCTTTTCAATAACAGTTGCTCTGGTTAATGGAATAGTTTCAATATCATCTTTATAATCAGAAATCCAAGTTTTATCTTTAACCAAAGGTCCAACCAGAGCATATTTTGCATAAGGAACGTTCATAGTTATTAAAGTATCTTTATTTAAAGGTATAAATCCAAAATTATTACCAGATGAACCACCTTTCTCTTTCATCTGAAAAAAATATCTACCTTTATAAGAATCTTTATTAGAAATTTGGATAGAAAAATCTTCATTAGAAACTCCCTTAGATCCATTTACATCTGCTTCTGTTCGATACCTCATTAAGGTCCCAACTTTAGTTGGCCAAGAAAATGAACTAACATCTTGCCATTGTTCTTCACTCGGGGAAGTAATTCCACATGAATTAACAAATAGAAAACTTAACAAAACAAACAATATACTTTTCATAAATAATTACTAAATTTTTTAAAATTAATGATTATGATTTAGCATCAAAACCTTCTGATTACTAGAGAATTAGAATCTAACATACAGCCCATATCTACCTTCAATCATAGTACCTTGAAATTTATCTAGTGCTTGTGAACTAGTACCAATATTCTTATTTACTTTTTTAAATGATTCTCTTTCAGCAGTTAAATCATAACTATATTGAGATAAGCCACCACCAAATTGAAGACCAATATTATTAGATAACATCAAAAGAATAACTAAATCTGCACCAGATTTTTTACTTGTACTAGTACCACCATAAGAACCTTCAATCTCAGCAGCTAATATCTTTGAAATTGGTAACCTATAGTTACCAAAAATTTCAAACCAAACTTTCTTTTCTGCGATCATTTTTGGATCTAGAATTGGATATCCAGTCTCTGTTTGATTTCTTGTTGATAATGAAATTGTTGATATTGTACCATAAGCAGCCCTACCACCAACTCCAACTCTTCCATCTAAAAATCTATAACTTATTCCTAAACTTCTATTAGAAAATTCTAAATCTGGGTTAAAAATGCCTATTGGTTCTGGAGTAATAAATCCAATTCTTTCATTAAAGCTAAATTCAATACCATTATTTGTAAATGGATTTTTAACATTATTTTCAATCAAAGGATTAGATAAATTTTCATCCTTTTTGAATTGGGTTTTACCTAAATCTGAATTTTCAATTTTCAAATTCTCACTTAATTTAACTTCTTCATTTGGTTTACTAGTCGAAACTTTTGATTTGATTAGTGCTAAATTTAAAGAATCATTCGAAAATTGTAAAGCTGTTAATCTGTTTTTAAAACCATTATCTTTAGAAAATTTATCATTTTCACTTTTAACACTACTAGGAACTTTTTTCTCAATAATTTTATCTCTATAAATTACTTTTGGATTTGAACTTTTATTTAAAGAAATTAAATTAGTATTTGATTTTGTTGATGGTTCAATTAATAATTTATCGTCAGTTTTATTTAACGATGAAGAACTTTTTGACAATTGAGTTTTGAAATCCAAATTATTAATTGATCCTTCATTTAAAACTGCTAAAGATTGGATGCCTTTGTTAGAAAATTTATTTGTAGAATTACTATTGAATAATAAATTAGAACCTAAGATGTAACCAATAACACCCGCACAAATAAGAGCACTACTTCTTAAAGCCCATTTGGTAATAAATTTGTTAAACAAGAATTTATTAGCAGATAAAGGAATATTAGGAGTGATTGAATTGCTAATGTTACTCCAAATAGAATCAGCCTCATTCGAAGTTAGAACGCTTGCAAATCTATCAGATTCTAATACTGAATTTAGTTTGATATGTTGTAAAAAAATCTCACGTTTTTCTGGGCTTACGCTAAGAATATGTAAAAGCTCTGTTGCTCTTACATCAGACAAACCACCCTCAAGTAACTGTTGAATTTCGTTAGTAGTCATGTTATTGGTTTATTAAATCTGAAGTCTAAGATTCTTTAAATTTCAATCTTATATTTGAATCTAGATTTAAATTATAATTCTAATTAAATAAATTTAGAAATTTTACTCTTCTGGAAATTTGAATAATGATGCAAGTTTTCCTCTTAAAATTTCTCGAGCTTTAAAAATTCGGAATCTAACAGTTGATAAAGGAACATTAATTAACTCACAAATTTGTGGATATGAATAACCTTCGTATTCAAATAAAATAATTGCTTCCCTATATATATCTGGTAACCTTTGTATTTCTTTGTTTAATATTTCACTCAAAAGCACATCTTGTTCTGATGTATCTAATGCATTATAGCCAAAATTAAATTCATCAAATTCTACAGTAATTTTTCTATCTCTAATAACATTTAAGCACAAATTACGAGCAATAGAATGCAACCAACCTGGGAAACTAGTCCCTTTTTTATAGGATTCATTTTTCTTGAAAACTCTTATGAAAACTTCTTGTAATACATCTTTTGCAGCTTCTCGGTCATTTAAAGTTCTCAAACAAAAATGGAATATTCTAGCTTTATACTTTTCATAAATTACTTGGAATGCGAACTTATCGCCACTACCAATTAAACTCATTAATTCATCATCTGTGAGCTCGGATATGTTTTGATTGCTACGTTTTATAAACACATCTGCAAGCGACATTATCTTATTATTTCGGAGTTGAAAATCTTTGTTGTTAAAGCAAAGAAGCAAAATAAACACTTTTGCTATTACTAAACACTTGAAATTTTGATTTGTTAGTAAAAATGTATTGCCAAATTGAATACTAAGATTAATTTATTAAATGTTAACTAAATTTGCAGAGATTAATTTATTAAATGTTAAATAAATTTGCAGATAAAATTTTGATTAAAAATAAATGACTAATAAAGAAAATGGTTTAAAGAAAGTACAAGAATTAGTTATTCGATTTAACGAGCAATATCCTGCATATAAAAAATCAGATTATTATGAAAATCAAACACGTAGAGATTTTATTGACCCATTTTTTAAAGCATTAGGTTGGGACATTGATAACGAACAGGGATTTACCGAAAGTTATAGAGAAGTAATACACGAAGACAAAGTAAAAGTTGGGAAAGCAACTAAAGCACCTGATTATTCATTTAGATTAAGTGGAGGACAACGCTTATTTTTTGTAGAAGAAAAAAAACCAAGTGTATTAATAAAAAGACGATATTCAACCAGCTTACCAAGTTCGTAGATATGGCTGGAGTGCAAAATTAAACATAAGTGTAATTACAGATTTTGAAGAATTTGCCGTTTACGACTGCACCAAAAAATCAAACCCAACAGACAAAAGTAGTGTTGCAAGAGTTAAATATATTACATTCAACGACTACGAAATCGAATGGGATTTTCTTTGGAGTACATTTAGCAAAGAAGCAGTTTTAAAAGGAAGTTTTGACAAATTTATTGGAAGTAATGTCAACAAAAAAGGAACTGCAACTGTAGATAAAGAATTTTTAATTTCATTAGACACTTGGAGAACTTTACTTGCAGAAACGATAAGCAGAGAAAATAAGTAATTTGACGAAGACGAACTAAATTTTGTTGTTCAACAAACTTTAGATAGAATTATATTTTTATGCATTTGCGAAGACCGTAGTATTGAACCTTAAGGAAGATTACTAGACTGCATTAAAAATGGAGACTATTACAAAAATCTACTACAAGAATTTATACAAACAAATAACAAATATAATAGTGGGCTTTTTGATTTTAAAAAAGACAAATTAAGCAACACACTTGGAATAAATAATAAAACACTCAAAACAATTATTAATCAATTGTATTATCTAGAGTGGCCCTATGAATTTTATGTTTTTAGTGTTGAAATTTTAGGAAGTGCTTACGAGCAATTTTTAGGAAAAACCATAACAATCAATAACCGTGGGAAAGCAGTTACTGAACTAAAACCCGAAGTAAGAAAAGCAGGTGGTGTTTACTACACACTGTATAGCCCTGAAATAGGTTGACTCTAAATAAGCGGATAAGTCAACTTAAAACAGGACAAAAAATGAGTAAAAAACAAAGTTCTCTTCGAGCCGAAGCACAAAAACTTTTCTATAAAGAAGAGTTCAAACAAAAAATTGTAAATGAAGTATTGAGTGGTAAACTCAATAAAACTCAGGCATCTAATCTTTATGGTATAATAGGCAAAGCAACTATACTTTATTGGATCAGACAAAGCCAGGGTCTGAGTGGAAGAGACTTAGCTCTACCCAAACAAATTGCTAATTTTACCGAAATGAAAAAGAATTTTACAGACAAAAAACTTGAAGAAGAAAATAAAGAGCTTCGGGTGCTTTTACGTGTGGCAGAACTGCGAGCTGACCTCTGGCAACGCAACATTGAAATTACAGAAGAAAAGTTTGATATTGAAATCACGAAAAAGTTTAGAGCCCAAGCATTGCATCAATTAAAGAGCAAAGACCAAAAGAAAAAGTAATTGATATGTGTGCCACCTTTGGTAAAACAAAACAAGCATACTACAAACAACTTAAATCAGTTGAACTTAAGTCAATTACTAATGAAATAATGCTTGGGCTTATCGAAAAAAAAAGAACATTATGGAAACGTGGAAGCGGTAGAAATCTGCACTAAAGTTTGAAACATGAAATGGAAACTCATCATATAAAATTAGGTAGAGATAAGTTTTTTGACTTGCTCAGAGAAAACCATTTACTTATTAAAACCAAAAGATACAGAGTTAAAACCACATGTAGTTATCACCATTTCAATCGTTATCCATATTTGATAAAAGACATTGTTCCAGTAGACCCTAACCAAATATGGGTGTCCGATATTACCTATTTATGGCTAAAGGAAAAAATGATAGAATTGTTCTCATGTCGGAAACTGTTCTAGAGCTATTGCGAATGTATTATTTGGAGCATAAACCAAAGGAATACTTGTTTGAAGGACAAAAAGGAGGAAAATATACTGAAAGTAGTTTGGAGGAGGTGTTTCATAAAGCAAAAAGTTGGCAAAAATAAATAAAAGTGTTAGCTTGCATACATTAAGACAAAGTTATGCAACGCATTTATTAGAAGGCGGAACTAATTTGAGATACATTCAAGAATTGTTAGTCCATAAAAGTCCAAAAACAACTCAAATTTATACTCATGTTAGTACTGAAGGACTTGGTAGAGTTGTAAGTCCAATTGAAAAAATGAAATTAAAACTATGAAAATAAAGCAGTGTTTCAAAAACATAAAACCGGGGAAAGCCGTCTAAAAATGGCAGGTTTTGGAGGGTTTTGTGATGTAAAACTCTTTATATAACAGAGTTGTGTGCAATGCTAAAAGACACCGTACTACAAACAACCTACGCATAAATTTGTATCTTTGACTAGAATTTAATAATCATAATAAATGGACATAATTGGCAAAATAACAGGCATAAAATATCAAGTTCTTTTCACAGAGAATTTGAAAGATATGAAAATAAAAGGTTTTGACATAAATGAAATGCCTTCGTCTTGCTTGCTGACAAGTAATAAAAACACATTTGCTATTTCAAAATGGGTTTCACCCAAAAGAACTCGTTCCTATCCTTTTGAACGAGTATTTAACACCTTAAATATTTCTAAGAAAATTACTGTAATTCCAATTGTTAAAGATGAAGGTGCAGTAGGCGACAGGGATTTTATACAATGGGATACAGTTTCATTAATGTCTTTGTTAGACGTTTTTGTAATTTTTGCATATTATGACAAGGCGGATAAAGCAGACAAAAAGATAACTAACCAACAGTTTGACAATAAATATGTACTTTCTAAAATAAAAGAAATTGAACAGTATCATAGTTCTGCTCTACATTGGAATTTGAATGAGTTGAATACTAATTTGCACAAAATTATTGATAAAGTCAAAACCTCTTATGCCAATATTGAACAAACCACAAAAGTTAAACTGCACAATACAAGTGGTTTAGACAACTTTAAGGAGAAAATAGGCAAAGATGTTTCACTTTTTATGGCATTTTCAAGAGACAAAGCACAAAAAGCACAATCAAGAGAATTTGTTACTCTTCAACCAAAAGAAAGTTTATCTACACTTTCAAAAGCAAAAGTTACCATAACCAATTATTTAGGCGGTCAATACTTTTTAACTGTTGATGAAATAAAAATTACACCAACCAAAGTCAGTTTAATTGAAGGCAAACATAGTAAAAACGCTATATTACCAAGTAAGGGCGACATTAAAGACGGGTTATTGAAAATGATTTTATACTGTAATCTTTCAGAAGTTACTGCAAATGGAAAGAAAATAAAGAGCGAAGCCATTTTGAATTTAACTTCTTCTAAATTAAAAGGCGTAATTGCTTCTACAAGTACAAAAAAGGATATTACTCAATTCTTTTCCGAAAACTCGTTTTCTGACCTTCAAATAAAACTTGTAGAAACAATATTTTCAGAAGCAAAACAAAATAATTTTATCATTCAAATACAACATTCAAAATGATAAAAAGTCCATTAAGATACCCAGGAGGAAAAAGCAGGTCAGTAGATTTAATTTCTACCATTATTCCTGAATTTGACGAATTTAGAGAACCATTTTTAGGTGGTGGTTCTATTTTTATATATGCAAAACAACGATTTCCAAATAAAACATTTTGGATTAACGACCTTTATTTTGAACTCTATAAGTTTTGGGAAATGACCCAAAAAGATGTAGATACACTTATTGATAAAATTTATGAATGGCGTAATCAATTTCCAGTAGGAAAAGAATTGCATAAATTTTTAAATGAAAATTTAGCAAATTTTAATGATTTAGAACGTGGTGCGGCCTTTTTTATTTACAATCGGATTACTTTTTCAGGGACAAGTTTAAGTGGTGGATTTAGCGAACACGCTTTTACAGGTCGCTTTACAGAAAGTAGTATACAACGTTTAAATCAATTTGCAAAAGTCATTAATGGTTCAACTATCACAAACCTTGACTACGAAGAATTAGTAAATAAAGAAGGCGAAAATGTTTTTATTTTTCTTGACCCACCTTATTATTCAGCGACAAAATCTGCATTATATGGTAAAAATGGGAATATGCACAAATCATTTGACCACGTTAAGTTTGCCGAAAATATGAAAAATTGCAAACATAAATGGCTCATAACTTATGACGACAGCGAATACATTAGAAATTTGTTTTCATTTGCAAACATTATGCCTTGGGAACTTATGTACGGAATGCGAAATGTAACAGCAGGTGCAGACCAAAAAGGAAAAGAACTATTTATATCAAATTATTTAGAAGCGTTGCCCGAAAAACAACAATTGACATTATTTGAACCAACAGAAAAATATGAATAGAAAAGCACTGCACACAACAAGGTATTTGCGAAAAAGCGGGTTCAGTGCTAAATTGAACATTTGGTTTTCAAATGAACAT
Above is a window of Chlorobiota bacterium DNA encoding:
- a CDS encoding glycosyltransferase family 2 protein, with the translated sequence MDNFKCDISVIMLSFNTCNLTINAIKSVYESIIDKTIVFEIIVVDNFSNDNSANLVESEFPQVNVIRSNVNLGFGKGNNYGSKFAQGDYILFLNTDTIVQKGAIEKLLNGFKQSNKIGIVGPYLLNPDGSYQISIMSFPNAWRIFCLFFWLDKLFPSYKLFSDSFMLHADINKKQFVEVISGASLMIKRNLFYELKGFDEEFFMYFEENDLCKRCFDKGYLTLFVPESKVIHFGNQSSSSKPWWIYSILRKSRFIYAKKHLDIFQLSLIFLITHIGYFIRVILYFILGFFNPRFSVLSKNILLSYLK
- the rsmD gene encoding 16S rRNA (guanine(966)-N(2))-methyltransferase RsmD produces the protein MRIISGELRGRLINSIKVDGLRPTTDRVRESLFSILNSRINFNNLKVLDLYSGTGALGIESLSRGALSCDFIELNKMCSNNITQNINGLNLIQRAKVYNMDCIEFLLNSKTDNYELIFADPPYFSSAYFNLNSSDLISRTLKFSGIFVFEHSNFIKDLQFTNLKLLLTRSFGESVLTFYTK
- a CDS encoding helix-hairpin-helix domain-containing protein, which codes for MKPIENLSSKLGITRSDVIIAFSLSAIGIIGFVFSLFSNDNVDVQTKDMLKLAIRYDSIINANTDKNIENVINKQFQSDTIFSNSNDTNSLNNTKTNSELTLFIPSSNIENSSNINDYKHNESYKKDLPKVKIDINNDPIDDLIKLPGVGQSIAEKIIEYRKLNKFSSTTDLLNVSGIGDKKYNKMKNFIKVK
- a CDS encoding carboxymuconolactone decarboxylase family protein, which translates into the protein MSNYYESSDLGRFAEVGKHNKELMDKFFEYYAMATSTEGALSKREKQLIGLAVAHTIQCPYCIDAYTQGCLENGADPSQMTEAIHVVGAVRGGASLVHGVQMLNKLEKLGA
- a CDS encoding T9SS type A sorting domain-containing protein; amino-acid sequence: MRLLFFYITLFLVFNNAFSQSIESSLVLPSTIGTDYYTAFLPNDNASASRFMGLYLTSEKNTVCTIEIPNQPSKTVKLEAGKTSIINIDLTLEQKVSEVPIYGSIHITSRIPISVFTLNSRNKSSAGFAVIPINFWGTSYLSVTLPNADNDKVCQFLIIASEDSTQVTVIPSANTTKYSANQKVNFKLNKGQTYLVRARQGELGVRDLTSSVIKSNKPIGLICGHTRTPITVDAKYQTGLFSSHQSFMMLPDSLWGKEYIAIPSRSEGDRFRVVASKDSTRLIVKNLRPFLPADIDTFKMDRGDVLDLSQINFLRLNNTTIWSSNNPVFISQLRVSGGDFPVADNAPSMIPLVPISSYSSNTIFSAPIDINSDNFKTHKVVIIAKGDKLKAISDSSNPLNKITLDGVKLIEKFSSINFNQINKSDWYWDTINISSGSHIMVSSPEFPICTELIGGNAVGDFYRWTNPTWITQIEPDTKAPVFLGVIENKVKGTLKVKISDKSQSYSSGINEINLFNSPGWKIVDDGISGNLNDDAEPIFKAISDPSGELLISISDNDGNSNNVKIYDNICFKTALIRDTIIRISIEQNKSTSIFKELTTNICNDSSKIKLIDLTSGDAIKHLKVEFVNYKVPFILNPNLKAGIKITASPDIYTLPGLYKALLRVMADDSTLLIPIELEVKNIGTVDFVSTNKIALISPNPFRNYLIISINDKSISSVTIMNILGQEIYSFPIENLIQRSLIWDCKDIHGNLQPAGTYFIRFSKVNKKYLSKIVLID
- a CDS encoding RNA polymerase sigma factor, whose product is MSLADVFIKRSNQNISELTDDELMSLIGSGDKFAFQVIYEKYKARIFHFCLRTLNDREAAKDVLQEVFIRVFKKNESYKKGTSFPGWLHSIARNLCLNVIRDRKITVEFDEFNFGYNALDTSEQDVLLSEILNKEIQRLPDIYREAIILFEYEGYSYPQICELINVPLSTVRFRIFKAREILRGKLASLFKFPEE